A window of Hevea brasiliensis isolate MT/VB/25A 57/8 chromosome 14, ASM3005281v1, whole genome shotgun sequence contains these coding sequences:
- the LOC110652946 gene encoding disease resistance protein RPV1, with the protein MASTSSTPCKYDVFISFRGKDIREGFLSHLFDALQRKQINAFLDQNLRKGEEISPALLQTIEESFVSVVIFSENYADSPWCLDELVKILECKKTSGQLVLPVFYHVDPADVQELTGNFGESFAIAKNGEELKGCLDNVEDWRHALMEISILSGWDSRHFKSESKLVEVIVNNVSEKLSHFPSSDSYNDNLVGIDSRVKKVESLLCIESINDKRVIGIWGMGGIGKTTIADEVFSRIMDKFDGHCFVANVREKVRKQTPVTLRDKIINQLLGEKNLHISTPRLPAIIRRRLQSKKVVIVFDDVNDPNLLKLLAGDCGLYHNGSRIIVTSRDRQVLKNVCSEEFIYEVEKLIDDEALCLFSLYAFKQNHPKKGYVNISKKLITYAQGIPLALIILGSNLCDNGIEEWESELEKLKEIPDMNIQAVLKISYDRLERHEKSVFLDIACFLKEEPKDRVERILEGCCFFPRRAISRLIDKSLITVSDSKVGMHDLLQQMGKEIVYEESKQLGARSRLWKYKDICHVLTTDRGTANVEGILLDMSGNGYLELSSTAFMKLCNLRFLKFFNVTQSTQGQVLLPSGLEFLPEELRYHHWERYPLTFLPLNFCPKNLVELHMPRSNLIQLWNQEKARVIVLLYKI; encoded by the exons ATGGCTTCTACTTCTTCAACTCCTTGCAAATATGATGTTTTTATTAGCTTTAGAGGCAAAGATATTCGCGAGGGTTTTCTCTCCCATCTCTTTGATGCTCTGCAGCGAAAACAAATCAATGCCTTCTTGGATCAAAACCTCCGCAAAGGAGAAGAGATCTCACCTGCTCTCTTGCAAACAATTGAGGAATCATTTGTCTCAGTGGTAATTTTCTCTGAAAATTATGCAGATTCGCCGTGGTGCTTGGATGAGCTTGTGAAGATACTTGAATGCAAGAAAACATCAGGACAATTAGTCCTACCAGTGTTTTACCATGTAGATCCAGCCGATGTTCAAGagctgactgggaattttggggagTCATTTGCAATTGCTAAGAATGGGGAAGAACTTAAAGGTTGTTTAGACAATGTGGAAGACTGGCGCCATGCTTTGATGGAAATAAGCATTTTATCAGGATGGGATTCACGGCATTTCAA GTCTGAATCCAAACTAGTTGAGGTAATAGTAAATAATGTTTCGGAGAAATTAAGTCACTTCCCTTCAAGTGATTCTTACAATGATAACTTAGTTGGAATTGATTCGCGTGTGAAGAAAGTGGAATCATTGTTATGTATTGAATCAATAAATGACAAACGGGTCATAGGAATTTGGGGTATGGGAGGTATTGGCAAGACAACTATTGCTGATGAAGTATTTAGTCGAATTATGGATAAATTTGATGGTCACTGTTTTGTTGCAAATGTCAGAGAGAAGGTGAGAAAACAAACACCAGTTACTTTACGAGATAAAATCATTAATCAATTGTTAGGAGAAAAAAATTTACATATAAGCACACCTCGGTTGCCTGCTATCATTAGGAGAAGACTTCAGAGTAAAAAGGTAGTCATTGTTTTTGATGATGTAAATGATCCAAACCTTTTAAAGCTTTTAGCAGGAGACTGTGGCTTGTACCATAATGGAAGTAGGATCATTGTAACTAGTAGAGATAGGCAAGTACTTAAAAATGTTTGCTCTGAGGAATTTATATATGAGGTTGAAAAATTAATTGATGATGAAGCTCTTTGCCTCTTTAGCTTGTATGCCTTCAAACAAAATCATCCTAAGAAAGGATATGTGAATATATCGAAGAAGTTGATAACATATGCTCAAGGCATTCCATTGGCTCTTATAATTTTAGGCTCTAATTTGTGTGACAATGGGATTGAAGAATGGGAAAGTGAGttggaaaaattgaaagaaattccTGATATGAACATTCAAGCAGTTCTGAAAATAAGTTATGATAGACTAGAACGTCATGAAAAGAGCGTATTTCTTGATATTGCATGTTTCCTTAAAGAGGAGCCTAAAGATCGTGTTGAAAGAATATTAGAAGGTTGCTGTTTCTTTCCAAGAAGAGCAATAAGCCGTTTAATTGATAAATCTCTCATAACTGTTTCAGACAGTAAGGTAGGTATGCATGACTTGTTACAACAGATGGGTAAGGAAATTGTTTATGAGGAATCCAAACAGCTCGGAGCACGCAGCAGGTTGTGGAAATATAAGGATATTTGTCATGTATTGACAACAGATAGG GGAACTGCAAATGTTGAAGGCATATTACTTGACATGTCTGGGAATGGATATTTGGAGCTAAGTTCCACAGCTTTCATGAAATTGTGCAATCTTAGATTCCTAAAATTCTTCAATGTTACTCAATCCACACAAGGACAAGTGTTGCTTCCTAGTGGCCTTGAATTTCTTCCAGAAGAGCTAAGATATCATCACTGGGAAAGATACCCTTTGACATTCTTGCCATTAAATTTTTGCCCAAAAAATCTTGTAGAACTTCACATGCCAAGGAGCAACCTCATCCAACTTTGGAATCAAGAGAAGGCAAGAGTCATTGTTCTACTTTATAAAATTTAG
- the LOC110642078 gene encoding disease resistance-like protein DSC1 produces the protein MKSLTRLDISYCLNVRVLPENIGDLEMLKILNISGSGIKTLPSSINQLGKLEQLYCTGCAGLTLPPLTGLSCVRAIYLYGCGILEIPRSLWFLASLETLDLGRNNFESIPASIKQLSNLKKLELGGCKRLKFLPELPCLKYLDALDCTSLESASISFLFLGHEDKEKETDLVFRNCINMDKDVYEKVMEDVLAMHLFKHKIVHLCIPGDEVPQRMRYKNQSGSSLSFRLDRPNLIGFCFCAVFDPNKCSGYRFLDIHCEAQFIDKSGHSSKNVYSLFDIAYMNADWLYSEHVFLWNHWFFNMEDGFVEASFQFYPTYPVFDYEAIIKCGVHPMFGEKGINHEKKEEEPPQRR, from the exons ATGAAATCTCTTACACGCCTTGATATCTCATATTGTTTGAATGTCAGAGTATTGCCAGAGAACATAGGGGATTTAGAAATGCTGAAGATACTTAATATATCTGGAAGTGGAATAAAAACATTACCATCCTCCATCAATCAATTGGGAAAATTGGAACAGTTATATTGTACGGGATGTGCAGGTTTGACATTGCCTCCTTTGACAGGTTTGTCCTGTGTGAGGGCAATTTATTTATATGGCTGCGGTATATTAGAAATTCCTCGGAGCCTTTGGTTTTTAGCGTCATTGGAAACGTTAGATTTAGGTAGAAACAATTTTGAGAGCATACCCGCAAGCATTAAACAACTATCTAAtttgaagaagcttgaattaggaGGTTGCAAGAGACTTAAATTTTTACCAGAGCTTCCATGCTTAAAATACTTGGATGCATTGGATTGCACATCTCTGGAATCTGCATCAATATCATTCCTTTTCCTAGGACATGAAGACAAAGAAAAGGAAACGGATCTTGTGTTTCGTAATTGCATCAATATGGATAAGGACGTATATGAGAAAGTAATGGAGGATGTACTTGCAATGCATCTGTTCAAACACAAG ATTGTTCATTTGTGTATTCCCGGGGATGAAGTGCCTCAAAGGATGAGATATAAGAACCAGAGTGGATCTTCTCTTTCATTCAGACTAGATCGTCCTAACTTGATTGGTTTTTGTTTTTGCGCTGTTTTTGATCCCAATAAGTGTTCTGGTTATCGATTTCTTGACATTCATTGCGAAGCCCAATTCATAGATAAATCAGGACATAGCAGTAAAAATGTCTATTCCTTGTTCGATATTGCATACATGAACGCTGATTGGTTATATTCAGAACATGTGTTCCTTTGGAATCACTGGTTCTTCAACATGGAAGATGGTTTCGTCGAGGCCTCATTTCAGTTCTACCCAACATATCCTGTGTTTGATTACGAGGCTATAATTAAGTGTGGGGTACATCCTATGTTTGGAGAAAAAGGAATAAATCATGAGAAAAAGGAAGAGGAACCACCACAGCGGAGATGA
- the LOC131173242 gene encoding probable receptor-like protein kinase At1g11050 → MANIDLLLLLLLSLSAIISPTHETTITSLPTAQNNLSSQCPMDLNYVLRIPWNKTTCQNYQPSKNDSANSEIDMTNKDSCCMTLLSLFGVGLAQRLKQTSYFHLPSLPTSVSCLQDYQAKLSSISLADDIVSHCLDPMHFVLTPNICAHVQTSQDWVTKLGKSTVLDSACRPDLVDLISCSACVAAGFKVQSKLLSIDGNQTHATDCFHFTVLYAAGIVNEFGPESDGAVTCIFGLDLESNMVSSNKGHSALVFGLTGVSVAILVISSLSGLYFWYDKKRRRKNNSSFPFDLEEQGSRPRLRPNTGSIWLKIHDLEKATENFSQKNFIGRGGFGFVYKGILSDGTTVAVKRIIESDFQGDAEFCNEVEIISNLKHRNLVPLRGCCVVDEEENCTERGSQRYLVYDYMPNGNLDDLLFPSFDDQTRKKLLTWPQRKSIILDVAKGLAYLHYGVKPAIYHRDIKATNILLDADMRARVADFGLAKQSKEGQSHLTTRVAGTHGYLAPEYALYGQLTEKSDVYSFGIVVLEVMCGRKALDFSSPGSPRALLITDSVWSLVKAGKVEDALDASLLRDGDFSNSNPKAIMERFVLVGILCAHVMVALRPTILDALKMLEGDIEVPSIPDRPMPLSHPSSFGDGNNFSISPALSFPRVNIGDMLR, encoded by the coding sequence ATGGCCAATATTGATTTGCTTCTTCTCTTGTTACTCTCTCTTTCTGCTATTATCTCCCCTACCCATGAAACTACTATAACCTCTCTTCCTACTGCCCAAAATAATTTGTCATCACAATGCCCCATGGACCTTAACTATGTCTTGAGAATCCCATGGAACAAAACCACTTGCCAAAATTACCAGCCATCCAAAAATGATAGTGCCAATTCCGAAATTGATATGACCAATAAGGATTCATGTTGCATGACTCTTCTGTCCCTCTTTGGGGTAGGCCTTGCTCAGCGTCTCAAGCAAACCTCTTACTTTCATCTTCCTAGCTTACCCACCTCTGTTTCTTGTCTTCAAGATTATCAAGCAAAGCTCAGCTCTATCTCTTTGGCTGATGATATTGTGTCTCACTGTTTGGACCCTATGCATTTTGTCTTAACTCCTAATATATGTGCCCATGTGCAGACTTCTCAGGATTGGGTTACTAAATTGGGTAAATCAACTGTTCTTGACTCTGCTTGCAGGCCTGATCTTGTTGATCTTATATCTTGCAGTGCATGTGTGGCCGCTGGGTTTAAGGTTCAATCTAAGCTGTTATCAATTGATGGTAATCAAACTCATGCGACAGATTGTTTTCACTTTACAGTTCTGTATGCTGCTGGTATTGTTAATGAGTTTGGTCCTGAAAGCGATGGTGCTGTTACATGTATATTTGGGTTAGACTTGGAATCTAATATGGTTTCATCTAATAAAGGTCATTCTGCTCTTGTTTTTGGCTTAACTGGTGTTAGTGTtgctattttggtcatttctagtTTGTCAGGATTGTATTTTTGGTATGATAAGAAACGGAGGAGGAAAAATAATTCTAGTTTTCCCTTTGATTTGGAGGAACAAGGGTCTAGGCCAAGACTGAGGCCAAATACTGGATCCATTTGGTTGAAGATTCATGATCTTGAGAAAGCTACAGAAAATTTTTCCCAGAAGAATTTTATCGGTAGAGGAGGGTTTGGTTTTGTTTACAAGGGGATTTTGTCTGATGGGACAACTGTAGCTGTTAAGAGGATTATAGAATCAGATTTTCAAGGTGATGCAGAGTTTTGCAATGAAGTTGAGATTATCAGCAATTTGAAGCACCGGAATCTGGTGCCTCTTAGAGGGTGTTGTGTGGTTGATGAAGAAGAGAATTGCACTGAAAGAGGGAGTCAAAGGTATCTTGTTTATGATTACATGCCTAACGGGAATCTTGATGATCTTTTGTTTCCATCATTTGATGATCAAACCAGGAAGAAACTATTGACATGGCCTCAAAGGAAGAGCATAATTTTGGATGTGGCAAAGGGATTAGCTTATTTGCACTATGGAGTGAAGCCTGCAATATATCATAGAGATATTAAGGCGACAAATATATTGTTAGATGCTGACATGAGAGCAAGAGTGGCTGATTTTGGGTTGGCAAAGCAGAGTAAAGAAGGTCAGTCTCATCTCACTACAAGAGTGGCTGGAACTCATGGATACCTGGCTCCTGAATATGCTCTTTATGGGCAACTGACTGAGAAGAGTGATGTTTATAGCTTTGGGATTGTTGTTTTGGAGGTAATGTGTGGGAGAAAAGCTCTTGATTTCTCTTCGCCAGGGTCGCCACGTGCTCTTTTGATCACTGACTCGGTTTGGTCATTGGTGAAAGCTGGAAAAGTAGAAGATGCCTTGGATGCTTCTTTGCTAAGAGATGGGGATTTTTCAAATTCGAATCCGAAGGCCATAATGGAGAGGTTTGTGCTTGTTGGGATATTGtgtgctcatgtgatggttgccTTAAGGCCTACTATATTAGATGCTCTGAAAATGTTGGAAGGAGATATTGAAGTTCCATCCATTCCCGATCGGCCAATGCCTCTTAGCCATCCTTCCTCTTTTGGTGATGGTAATAACTTCAGCATCTCCCCAGCACTGAGCTTTCCACGAGTGAATATTGGAGACATGCTCAGGTAA
- the LOC110642075 gene encoding disease resistance protein RPV1-like, with protein sequence MASSSSTPPCNYDVFISFRGKDIREGFLSHLFDALQRKQINAFLDENLCKGEDISPALLETIEGSYVSIVVFSQNFADSPWCFDELVKILKCKGTLGQIVLPIFYHVDPTDVQDLTGNFGKAFAVAKHGEELKGCLDKVEEWRHALMEISNLSGWDSRNFKSEYKLVEEIANNVLEKLSLISSSDSYNDNLVGIDSRVKKVESLLGIESINDKRVIGIWGIGGIGKTTIASEVFNRHMAKFDSHYFVDNVREEMRKQGSIVLRNEGPIVLRNEIIHQLLEGKNLHINTLQLPAFIRRRLQSKKVVIVFDDMDDPNHLKLLAGECVLHHNGSRIIVTSRDRQVLKNVCTEGYIYEVEKLIDNEALCLFSLYAFKQNHPKKGYENISEEVIRYAQGIPLALRILGSDLYDKEIEEWESELKKLNEIPNKDIQAVLRRSYDNLERHEKSTFLDIACFLKGEPKDHVERILEGCNFFPRRAISRLIDKYLVTISYGYRVNMHDLLQQMGKDIVYEESKQLGAGSRLWKYKDICDVLRTDTGTENVEGILLDMSGNGYLDLSSTAFIKMRKLRFLKFFYAPYSREGQVLLPRGLEFLPEELRYLHWEIFPLKSLPLNFCPKNLVELHMPRSNLRQLWNRDKDLGNLKFLDLSYSLELTGVPDLSSIPNLEEHWRVEISKKRFSQ encoded by the exons ATGGCTTCTAGTTCTTCAACCCCTCCCTGCAACTATGATGTTTTTATTAGTTTTAGAGGCAAAGATATTAGAGAGGGTTTTCTCTCCCATCTCTTTGATGCTTTGCAGCGAAAACAAATCAATGCCTTCTTGGATGAAAACCTTTGTAAAGGAGAAGATATCTCACCTGCTCTTTTGGAAACAATTGAAGGTTCTTATGTCTCAATAGTAGTTTTCTCTCAAAATTTTGCAGATTCTCCATGGTGCTTCGATGAGCTTGTGAAGATACTTAAATGCAAAGGAACTTTAGGACAAATAGTCCTACCAATTTTTTACCATGTAGATCCAACTGACGTTCAAGATCTCACAGGGAATTTTGGGAAGGCATTTGCTGTGGCAAAGCATGGAGAAGAACTCAAAGGCTGTTTAGACAAGGTGGAAGAATGGCGCCATGCTTTGATGGAAATAAGCAATTTATCAGGATGGGATTCACGGAATTTCaa GTCTGAATACAAACTAGTTGAGGAAATAGCCAATAATGTTTTGGAGAAATTAAGTCTCATCTCTTCAAGTGATTCTTACAATGACAATTTAGTTGGAATTGATTCACGTGTGAAGAAAGTGGAATCCTTGTTAGGTATTGAATCAATAAATGATAAAAGGGTCATAGGAATTTGGGGAATTGGAGGTATTGGCAAGACAACTATTGCTAGTGAAGTATTTAATCGACATATGGCTAAATTTGATAGTCACTATTTTGTTGATAATGTCAGAGAGGAGATGAGAAAACAGGGATCAATTGTTTTACGGAATGAAGGACCAATTGTTTTACGGAATGAAATCATTCATCAATTATTAGAAGGAAAAAATTTACACATAAATACACTTCAGTTACCTGCTTTCATTAGGAGAAGACTTCAGAGTAAAAAGGTTGTCATTGTTTTTGATGATATGGATGATCCAAACCATTTAAAACTTTTAGCAGGAGAGTGTGTTTTGCACCATAATGGAAGTAGAATCATTGTAACTAGTAGAGATAGGCAAGTGCTTAAGAATGTTTGTACTGAGGGATATATATATGAGGttgaaaaattaattgataatGAAGCTCTTTGTCTCTTTAGCTTGTATGCCTTCAAACAAAATCATCCCAAGAAAGGATATGAGAATATATCGGAGGAGGTGATAAGATATGCTCAAGGCATTCCATTGGCTCTTAGAATTTTAGGCTCTGATTTGTATGACAAGGAGATTGAAGAATGGGAAAGTGAGTTgaaaaaattgaatgaaattcctaATAAGGATATTCAAGCAGTTTTGAGAAGAAGTTATGACAACCTAGAGCGTCATGAAAAGAGCACATTTCTTGATATTGCATGTTTTCTTAAAGGGGAGCCTAAAGATCATGTTGAGAGAATATTAGAAGGTTGTAATTTCTTTCCAAGAAGAGCAATAAGTCGTCTAATTGATAAATATCTTGTAACTATTTCATACGGTTACCGTGTAAATATGCATGACTTGCTACAACAAATGGGCAAGGATATTGTTTATGAGGAATCCAAACAGCTCGGAGCAGGCAGCAGGCTGTGGAAATATAAGGATATTTGTGATGTATTGAGAACAGATACA GGAACTGAAAATGTTGAAGGCATATTACTTGACATGTCTGGGAATGGATATTTGGATCTAAGTTCCACAGCCTTCATCAAGATGCGCAAGCTTAGATTCCTCAAATTCTTCTATGCTCCTTATTCCAGAGAAGGCCAAGTGCTGCTTCCTAGAGGCCTTGAATTTCTACCAGAAGAGCTAAGATATCTTCACTGGGAAATATTCCCCTTGAAATCCTTGCCATTAAATTTTTGCCCAAAAAACCTTGTAGAACTTCACATGCCTCGCAGCAACCTCCGACAACTTTGGAATCGAGATAAG GATCTTGGAAATCTGAAATTTTTAGACCTCAGCTACTCTTTGGAGCTGACCGGAGTTCCAGACTTGTCTAGCATCCCAAATCTTGAG GAGCATTGGCGAGTTGAAATTTCTAAAAAACGTTTCTCTCAGTGA
- the LOC110652364 gene encoding uncharacterized protein LOC110652364, with protein MGDPPRSPTLDFYSVLGISKSATIKDMCKAYKSLVTKRNPDMNPSNKAEAQVKFHQSNEACKAINEKKNPENQTEYEPTTPPPSDLSSPGGSYNHHKSMDESFFSRPSVLFKSMSKKRRTPSPSPTCLSRNASRSTSPMPDANRSKSTGRRSASETEIPSLTKSSIRKGNTTPIVYSQSTARRKPPPIERKLECTLEELCHGCIKKIKITRNVITNGIIEQEEEILMIKIKPGWKKGTKITFEGKGDERPGYHPADLILLIDEKRHPLFEREGDDLDYGLEIPLVQALTGCTISVPLLGGERMCLSFDDVIYPGYEKVIRGQGMPTKEEGKRGDLHIKFLVEFPLELTDEQRIEASSILQDCS; from the exons ATGGGAGATCCTCCACGTTCTCCTACACTAGACTTTTACAGCGTCCTTGGAATTTCTAAGAGTGCAACCATTAAAGATATGTGCAAGGCATACAAGTCTCTTGTTACAAAAAGGAATCCTGACATGAATCCATCTAACAAAGCTGAAGCACAAGTCAAATTCCACCAAAGCAATGAAGCCTGCAAG GCCATCAATGAGAAAAAGAATCCAGAAAACCAAACTGAATATGAACCCACAACACCACCACCAAGTGATTTGTCATCTCCTGGAGGTTCCTATAATCATCATAAAAGCATGGACGAGAGCTTCTTTTCTCGGCCTTCTGTTCTGTTCAAGAGTATGAGTAAAAAGAGACGAACACCTTCCCCAAGTCCTACCTGCCTGTCAAGAAATGCAAGCCGTAGTACCTCTCCGATGCCGGATGCCAACCGATCGAAAAGCACTGGTAGAAGGAGTGCCTCGGAAACAGAAATCCCTTCACTAACAAAAAGTTCAATCCGAAAAGGCAACACTACACCTATTGTATACTCTCAATCCACTGCTCGGAGAAAACCTCCACCAATTGAGAGGAAGCTTGAGTGCACACTGGAAGAACTATGCCATGGATGCATCAAGAAAATTAAGATCACCAGAAATGTCATCACAAACGG GATAATTGAGCAAGAAGAAGAGATCCTGATGATTAAAATAAAGCCCGGATGGAAGAAAGGAACAAAGATTACATTTGAAGGAAAGGGTGATGAAAGACCAGGATATCACCCAGCAGACTTGATTTTATTAATTGATGAAAAGAGACATCCCTTGTTTGAGAGAGAAGGTGACGACTTGGACTATGGACTTGAGATACCCTTGGTCCAGGCTCTCACTGGCTGCACCATTTCAGTTCCATTATTAGGAGGGGAAAGAATGTGCTTATCATTTGATGATGTCATATATCCAGGATATGAAAAGGTTATTAGAGGTCAAGGTATGCCAACTaaagaagaaggaaagagaggtgATTTGCATATCAAATTTTTGGTCGAATTTCCATTGGAGTTAACTGATGAACAACGTATTGAAGCTTCAAGTATTCTACAAGATTGTTCTTGA